A window from Pangasianodon hypophthalmus isolate fPanHyp1 chromosome 16, fPanHyp1.pri, whole genome shotgun sequence encodes these proteins:
- the LOC113530854 gene encoding transcription factor HES-5-like has translation MWLVLWPLVPSELPHWLQTVRTSSKPRTHTFIWRLESINRGGRERELSTAQIFSSQRANRRNTAMAPTITASIINSNHLLPLTNKLRKPIVEKMRRERINSSIEKLKSLLGGEFLKQQPDSRQEKADILEMTVYFLRQQQQSHKKWSCSTAADEGYSRCVQEAIHFLSQCQVHTQSQRRLLSHFLTMQPSMESRSGVPQLSSPACQISSKEETPGCSGLWRPW, from the exons ATGTGGCTGGTCCTCTGGCCTTTAGTCCCATCCGAGCTCCCCCATTGGCTGCAGACTGTGAGAACCTCCAGCAAACCCAGGACTCACACATTCATATGGAGATTAGAGAGTATAAatagaggagggagagagagagagctcagcaCAGCTCAGATCTTCTCCTCACAGAGAGCTAACAGAAGAAACACAGCCATGGCTCCTACAATCACTGCATCAATCATCAACTCcaaccaccttcttccacttaCTAATAAG CTGAGAAAGCCAATAGTGGAGAAGATGCGTAGAGAACGCATCAACAGCAGCATCGAGAAGCTCAAGTCTCTGCTGGGTGGAGAATTCCTAAAGCAACAGCCTGATTCCAGACAGGAGAAAGCCGACATCCTGGAGATGACAGTTTATTTCCtgagacagcagcagcagtcacACAAGAAGTGGAGCTGCTCCACTGCAGCtgatgaaggctacagcaggtgTGTGCAGGAGGCCATCCACTTCCTGTCTCAGTGTCAAGTACACACTCAGTCCCAGAGAAGACTGCTGAGCCACTTCCTCACCATGCAGCCTTCCATGGAGAGCAGAAGTGGTGTTCCTCAGCTCAGCTCTCCAGCCTGCCAGATCAGCAGCAAAGAGGAGACTCCAGGCTGCAGTGGCCTCTGGAGACCCTGGTAG
- the LOC113530745 gene encoding transcription factor HES-5 has product MWSVLWPLVPSELPHWLQTVRTSSKPRTHTFIWRLESINRGGRERELSTAQIFSSHRANRRNTAMAPTITASIINSNHLLPLTNKLRKPIVEKMRRERINSSIEKLKSLLGGEFLKQQPDSRQEKADILEMTVYFLRQQQQSHKKWSCSSAADEGYSRCVQEAIHFLSQCQVHTQSQRRLLSHFLTMQPSMEKSRSGVPQLSSPACQISSKEETPGCSGLWRPW; this is encoded by the exons ATGTGGTCAGTCCTCTGGCCTTTAGTCCCTTCCGAGCTCCCCCATTGGCTGCAGACTGTGAGAACCTCCAGCAAACCCAGGACTCACACATTCATATGGAGATTAGAGAGTATAAatagaggagggagagagagagagctcagcaCAGCTCAGATCTTCTCCTCACACAGAGCTAACAGAAGAAACACAGCCATGGCTCCTACAATCACTGCATCAATCATCAACTCcaaccaccttcttccacttaCTAATAAG CTGAGAAAGCCAATAGTGGAGAAGATGCGTAGAGAACGCATCAACAGCAGCATCGAGAAGCTCAAGTCTCTGCTGGGTGGAGAATTCCTAAAGCAACAGCCTGATTCCAGACAGGAGAAAGCCGACATCCTGGAGATGACAGTTTATTTCCtgagacagcagcagcagtcacACAAGAAGTGGAGCTGCTCCTCTGCAGCtgatgaaggctacagcaggtgTGTGCAGGAGGCCATCCACTTCCTGTCTCAGTGTCAAGTACACACTCAGTCCCAGAGAAGACTGCTGAGCCACTTCCTCACCATGCAGCCTTCCATGGAGAAGAGCAGAAGTGGCGTTCCTCAGCTCAGCTCTCCAGCCTGCCAGATCAGCAGCAAAGAGGAGACTCCAGGCTGCAGTGGCCTCTGGAGACCCTGGTAG